The following coding sequences are from one Ammospiza nelsoni isolate bAmmNel1 chromosome 5, bAmmNel1.pri, whole genome shotgun sequence window:
- the C5H12orf40 gene encoding uncharacterized protein C12orf40 homolog — MNWVGGSRSRIILKQERRKQKEYFERKKLKSKMKLLEVSSPKSSAVSLDLLNLYVVNQISTKKENTENLRKPVHIDITEDEKKPIRRHNLELPTSPPRTQHKSNLDDLQSRLQKQVLESRRQHLSEKVKHQHKLIPQVMELGYVDSSMENEDNLARVFSACPLPSSGFQFSNCTQLSEENFNTKRMGNVWEQIYEKKLQNQPGNSFDQDPWNTNPPSQCIFRKSDTVPQELFKPFDRPDYMNSARKNPVIIASNESENYEGIKEPIFDVVKETAGLKDGRGCSFLALFEEESQPIHNNPSTKHFNPFSNQSNNDIFFTVPDVRNQITNRNYSCDTRRVYPAINAKEDSVDRHLEGIFTAPEQVFLKSNNVSSTSYKETSALHKTHRQNCHEGQHYFMPCEQRERRANLEKIETLAYYHDQQNILKENVQNYSRKKSDNKSVKETARNQNHVFVFEEFTTAQEKGCKFGLSSYLQEMDVDSPLSSQSYSYSPRQTESYLSSSPDTSEEEDTGKKKNYLNEQSLKARGANLFSASVSREAPKSSHTQSVGMKPSSTLARKEANNLQEKDSNFCAIEEENKTHAALSQGPSQHALRREHVGSSTRCDMWSQTEGSVTVEKVDVGTQCGTLRVCSCGGSLPAARSPGTGPAPGTARTAGEQQWAAREGRQPAGSGSAGTGAFSAESEYLSLAGSRTLEVLDYIDKMKEREKQ; from the exons atgaacTGGGTGGGCGGCAGTCG AAGCAGAATCATATTAAAGcaagaaaggagaaaacaaaag gaatactttgaaagaaagaaacttaAGTCAAAAATGAAGCTCCTGGAAGTATCATCTCCTAAAAGTTCAGCAGTCAGTTTGGATCTTCTTAATCTATATGTTGTTAACCAGATATcaaccaaaaaagaaaacactg AGAACTTGAGGAAGCCAGTCCACATTGATATCactgaagatgaaaaaaaacccatcaggAGACATAACTTAGAGCTTCCCACATCACCCCCACGTACACAACATAAGTCAAACTTAGATGATCTCCAGAGCAG GTTACAAAAGCAAGTTTTGGAAAGCAGAAGACAACATCTCTCAGAAAAAGTAAAACACCAGCATAAG CTCATTCCACAAGTAATGGAATTAGGCTATGTTGATTCTAGTATGGAAAATGAAGACAACTTGGCAAGAGTTTTTAGTGCTTGTCCATTGCCCTCCTCTGGTTTTCAGTTCTCTAACTGTACACagctttcagaagaaaatttcaACACAAAACGAATGGGCAATGTTTGGGAACAGATCTAtgaaaaaaagctgcaaaaccaG CCAGGTAACAGCTTTGATCAAGACCCTTGGAATACAAACCCTCCAAGCCAGTGTATTTTCAGGAAGTCTGATACAGTGCCTCAGGAGCTGTTCAAGCCATTTGATAG GCCAGACTACATGAATTCTGCCAGGAAAAATCCAGTGATAATAGCCAGTAATGAATCAGAAAACTATGAAGGAATAAAAGAACCAATATTTGATGTTGTGAAAGAAACTGCAGGATTGAAAGATGGAAGGGGTTGTTCCTTTCTGGCACTATTTGAAGAAGAGAGCCAACCAATCCATAATAATCCTTCCACCAAGCATTTTAATCCTTTTTCTAACCAAAGcaataatgacatttttttcactGTTCCTGATGTTCGAAATCAAATTACCAACAGAAATTATTCTTGCGACACTAGAAGGGTTTATCCTGCAATCAATGCAAAAGAAGATTCTGTAGACAGACACCTTGAAGGCATTTTCACAGCTCCAGAACAGGTTTTCCTTAAAAGTAATAATGTGTCAAGTACAAGCTACAAGGAAACAAGTGCACTTCATAAAACACACCGGCAGAACTGTCATGAGGGACAGCACTACTTCATGCCCTGTgaacagagagaaagaagagcaAACCTTGAAAAAATTG agACATTAGCTTATTACCATGATCAGCAGAATATCTTAAAGGAGAATGTGCAGAattattcaagaaaaaaaag TGACAACAAGTCTGTGAAGGAAACAGCCCGGAACCAGAACCATGTCTTTGTATTTGAAGAG TTCACAACAGCACAAGAGAAAGGGTGTAAGTTTGGACTGAGTTCATACCTTCAAGAGATGG ATGTGGACTCACCACTCAGCAGCCAGTCTTACAGTTACTCTCCAAGGCAGACTGAGAGCTATTTGAGCTCTAGTCCTGACACA TCTGAAGAGGAAGACACAGGCAAAAAGAAGAATTATCTGAATGAACAGTCCTTGAAGGCACGCGGTGCCAACCTGTTCTCAGCCTCAGTGAGCAGAGAGGCCCCCAAGAGCTCTCACACCCAAAGTGTGGGTATGAAGCCCAGCAGCACTTTGGCtagaaaagaagcaaacaatCTTCAGGAGAAAGACTCTAATTTTTGTGCCAtagaggaggaaaacaaaacccacgCAGCTCTGTCTCAGGGCCCATCCCAGCACGCCCTTAGGAGGGAGCATGTCGGTAGCAGCACCAGGTGCGATATGTGGTCGCAGACCGAGGGCTCCGTGACCGTAGAGAAGGTGGATGTGGGCACCCAGTGCGGCACGCTGAgggtgtgcagctgtgggggatCGCTCCCCGCTGCCCGCAGCCCGGGCAcgggccccgctcccggcaCTGCCCGCACGGCCGGAGAGCAGCAATGGGCGGCGCGGGAGGGGCGGCAGCCCgcgggcagcggcagcgccgggaCAGGCGCCTTCTCTGCCGAGAGCGAGTACCTGAgtctggctggcagcaggactCTAGAGGTGCTGGACTACATTGATAAAatgaaggagagagagaagcagtGA